A single genomic interval of Bradyrhizobium japonicum USDA 6 harbors:
- a CDS encoding helix-turn-helix transcriptional regulator: protein MDAAKTPGIFVHQYAGLPHGPAFEHWRERAFGPCGLDVGPSHGDSIDCRLQVSVVDNIALAIPEGASAQYSRTQSHLADGSDDLVLIAAHAGLVRVGQNGHTVELAPAQMVLVDMGVTGSVGHTQEDRFTSIRMPRRALLDINPRAEDKLSQVLSDGAVAETIFRYHALAANHAPHLDAVGQRLTAQHVIDLVGLLLGADAEHASLARGRGHAAARLDLMRADVMAALGRNDLCLSEIATRSGLSPRQAQRLFEQAGTTFTEFVLEQRLVLARKLLGDPRARARKISDIAHSSGFSDLSYFNRAFRKRFGATPSELREA, encoded by the coding sequence ATGGATGCAGCTAAGACGCCGGGCATCTTCGTCCACCAATATGCGGGTCTTCCGCATGGTCCGGCCTTCGAACATTGGCGCGAGCGGGCCTTCGGTCCCTGCGGCCTCGATGTCGGGCCGAGCCACGGCGACAGCATCGATTGCCGGCTCCAGGTCAGCGTGGTCGACAATATCGCGTTGGCCATTCCCGAAGGTGCCTCCGCGCAATATTCGCGCACGCAAAGCCATCTTGCCGACGGCAGCGACGATCTCGTCCTGATCGCTGCGCATGCGGGTCTCGTCCGCGTCGGGCAGAACGGCCACACCGTCGAGCTTGCGCCGGCGCAGATGGTGCTGGTCGACATGGGCGTCACCGGCAGCGTCGGCCACACCCAGGAAGATCGCTTCACCAGCATCCGCATGCCGCGCCGCGCGCTGCTCGACATCAATCCGCGTGCCGAGGACAAGCTGTCGCAAGTGCTCTCCGATGGCGCGGTGGCCGAGACGATCTTCCGCTACCACGCACTCGCCGCCAATCACGCGCCGCATCTCGACGCCGTCGGCCAACGCCTGACCGCGCAGCACGTGATCGATCTCGTCGGCCTGCTGCTCGGCGCCGATGCGGAGCACGCAAGCCTTGCGCGCGGTCGCGGGCATGCGGCGGCCCGTCTCGATCTCATGCGCGCCGACGTGATGGCCGCGCTCGGCCGCAACGATCTCTGTCTGTCCGAGATCGCGACGCGCTCAGGGCTCAGTCCGCGCCAGGCGCAACGCTTGTTCGAGCAGGCCGGCACGACCTTCACCGAATTCGTGCTGGAGCAGCGCCTGGTGCTGGCGCGCAAGCTGCTCGGCGATCCCCGCGCGAGGGCGCGCAAGATCAGCGACATCGCGCATTCCTCGGGCTTC
- a CDS encoding anti-sigma factor: MAYTEDHIALAAEYALGTLDADERAQVETMMAVDKAFADVVQAWAYRLGVLNQMVGSVEPRPIVWENIRSELARTDFAQETPAPEASSPPPPVPESSSIEAAPPELAPDVAPQSEPQPSETEQPGTARPAPDALPDIAPIFMPQVHAPDPDVVRAPPAPVADNSNVIRLESRVKRWRTIASAVGAIAATLLVTLSLQIFRPDALPGGLRPAPRIQIVEVKTPAPLAAAAQYVALLQGQGGGPAFILTVDGATRNFTVRKVGATPEAGKSFELWLISDKLPRPRSLGVIGAGDFTARPVLGSFDPEVVNGATFAVTVEQAGGSPNGQPTSAPVFSGKLIETVPPSQPQAPAKK, translated from the coding sequence ATGGCCTACACGGAGGACCATATCGCGCTCGCCGCGGAATATGCGCTCGGCACGCTCGACGCCGACGAGCGCGCGCAGGTCGAGACCATGATGGCCGTGGACAAGGCGTTCGCCGATGTCGTGCAGGCCTGGGCTTACCGGCTCGGCGTCCTCAACCAGATGGTCGGTTCGGTCGAGCCGCGTCCGATCGTGTGGGAGAACATCCGGTCCGAGCTTGCGCGGACGGACTTTGCGCAGGAGACGCCTGCACCGGAAGCTTCGTCGCCGCCGCCACCTGTGCCGGAGTCCTCCTCGATCGAAGCGGCACCGCCCGAGCTGGCACCGGACGTCGCGCCGCAATCGGAGCCGCAGCCTTCCGAAACAGAGCAGCCCGGGACGGCGCGGCCGGCACCCGATGCGCTTCCCGACATCGCGCCGATATTCATGCCGCAGGTGCATGCGCCCGATCCTGACGTCGTGCGCGCGCCGCCGGCGCCGGTCGCCGACAACAGCAACGTCATCCGGCTCGAGAGCCGCGTGAAGCGTTGGCGCACGATCGCCTCCGCCGTGGGAGCGATTGCGGCCACGCTGCTGGTGACGCTGTCGCTTCAGATCTTCCGGCCCGATGCGCTGCCGGGCGGCTTGCGTCCCGCGCCGCGCATCCAGATTGTGGAAGTGAAGACGCCGGCGCCGCTCGCGGCTGCTGCGCAATATGTCGCGCTGTTGCAGGGCCAGGGCGGCGGTCCCGCCTTCATCCTCACGGTCGACGGCGCGACGCGGAATTTCACCGTGCGCAAGGTCGGCGCGACGCCGGAGGCCGGCAAGAGCTTCGAGCTCTGGCTGATCTCCGACAAGCTGCCGCGTCCGCGCTCGCTCGGCGTGATCGGCGCGGGCGATTTCACCGCGCGCCCGGTGCTCGGCTCCTTCGATCCCGAGGTCGTCAACGGTGCGACCTTCGCCGTTACCGTCGAGCAGGCCGGCGGCTCGCCCAACGGCCAGCCGACCTCGGCCCCGGTGTTTTCCGGCAAGCTGATCGAGACCGTGCCGCCGTCTCAACCGCAGGCGCCCGCGAAGAAGTAG
- a CDS encoding sigma-70 family RNA polymerase sigma factor, which yields MLTPAELVGLIGEVARGDQAAFERLYVATRAKLYGVVFRILRRQDLAEEVIQETYVKIWNGAGQFNPALSSPITWMASIARNRAIDIVRKKTEVSIEEEPQAMEVAAESPDPLARREMTEELKRLLECIGRLEPDRQRLVLLAYYNGWSREQLAEKFAAPVNTVKTWLRRSMLDIRECLGL from the coding sequence ATGCTGACGCCAGCAGAGCTGGTCGGGCTGATTGGGGAGGTCGCAAGGGGCGATCAGGCCGCGTTCGAGCGCCTCTACGTCGCCACGCGCGCGAAACTCTATGGCGTCGTGTTCCGTATCTTGCGTCGACAGGATCTCGCAGAGGAGGTCATTCAGGAGACCTACGTCAAGATCTGGAACGGCGCGGGCCAGTTCAATCCGGCCTTGTCGTCGCCGATCACATGGATGGCATCGATCGCGCGCAACCGCGCCATCGACATCGTGCGCAAGAAGACGGAAGTCTCCATCGAGGAAGAGCCGCAGGCGATGGAAGTCGCTGCCGAGAGCCCCGATCCGCTGGCGCGGAGGGAAATGACCGAGGAGTTGAAGCGGCTCCTGGAATGCATCGGCCGGCTCGAGCCGGATCGTCAGAGGCTCGTGCTTCTCGCCTATTACAACGGCTGGAGCCGCGAGCAATTGGCCGAAAAATTCGCCGCGCCCGTCAACACGGTGAAGACGTGGCTCCGGCGCAGCATGTTGGATATCCGCGAGTGCCTCGGATTGTGA
- the fliJ gene encoding flagellar export protein FliJ, translating to MKSRDTLIRLKKFQVDEKRRRVTQIETMIADFQRMSTDLEREITTEQERAGINDPSHFAYPTYAKAAIQRRENLTRSADELKGQLDEAKAALAEAFEELKKVELLDERDQARERAEENAREQADLDSIGLMRARIGAVA from the coding sequence ATGAAGTCACGTGATACCCTCATCCGCCTGAAGAAATTTCAGGTCGACGAGAAGCGCCGCCGGGTCACCCAGATCGAGACCATGATCGCCGACTTCCAGCGGATGTCGACCGATCTTGAACGCGAGATCACGACCGAGCAGGAGCGTGCCGGGATCAACGATCCCTCGCACTTCGCTTATCCGACCTATGCCAAGGCCGCGATTCAGCGCCGCGAGAACCTGACCCGCTCGGCCGACGAATTGAAGGGCCAGCTCGACGAAGCCAAGGCCGCGCTGGCCGAAGCCTTCGAGGAACTGAAGAAGGTCGAGCTCCTCGACGAGCGTGACCAGGCCCGCGAGCGCGCCGAAGAAAACGCCCGCGAGCAGGCCGACCTCGACAGCATCGGCCTGATGCGCGCCCGCATCGGCGCCGTCGCCTGA
- the fliI gene encoding flagellar protein export ATPase FliI — MKALAEQIGDIDGVNIYGRVVGVRGLMVEVAGPIHAMSVGARLVIETGANRSIPCEVIGFSDNNAVVMPFAGLDGVRRGCKAVIANAANQVRPSSAWLGRVVNALGEPIDGKGPLPQGPAPMPYRNSPPPAHSRKRVGAPLDLGVRAMNTFLTCCRGQRMGIFAGSGVGKSVLLSMLARNVDAAVSVIGLIGERGREVQEFLQDDLGEEGLARSVVVVATSDEPALMRRQAAYLTLAVAEYFRDEDKDVLCLMDSVTRFAMAQREIGLSAGEPPTAKGYTPTVFTELPKLLERAGPGLGEGAITAIFTVLVDGDDHNEPIADAVRGILDGHIVMQRSIAERGRYPAINILKSVSRTMPKSADPQFWPTIQRARQVMATYADMEELIRLGAYRAGSSPEVDEAIRLHEPLEAFLRQRKDENASLADGYRQLAQILGDLETER; from the coding sequence ATGAAGGCCCTTGCCGAACAGATCGGCGACATCGACGGCGTCAACATCTATGGCCGCGTGGTCGGCGTTCGCGGCCTGATGGTCGAGGTGGCCGGACCCATTCACGCGATGTCGGTCGGTGCGCGGCTCGTGATCGAGACCGGCGCGAACCGTTCCATTCCCTGCGAGGTGATCGGCTTTTCCGACAACAACGCTGTCGTGATGCCGTTCGCCGGCCTGGACGGGGTGCGCCGCGGCTGCAAGGCCGTCATCGCCAATGCCGCCAATCAAGTGCGTCCGTCATCGGCCTGGCTCGGCCGCGTCGTCAACGCGCTGGGCGAACCGATCGACGGCAAGGGGCCGTTGCCGCAGGGCCCTGCGCCGATGCCATACCGCAATTCGCCGCCGCCGGCGCATTCGCGCAAGCGCGTCGGCGCCCCGCTCGATCTCGGCGTGCGCGCGATGAACACGTTCCTCACCTGCTGCCGCGGCCAGCGCATGGGCATTTTCGCAGGATCCGGCGTCGGCAAATCGGTGCTGCTGTCGATGCTCGCGCGCAACGTCGATGCCGCGGTCAGCGTCATCGGGCTGATCGGCGAACGCGGCCGCGAGGTCCAGGAATTCTTGCAGGACGACCTCGGCGAGGAGGGCCTGGCGCGCTCGGTCGTGGTGGTCGCAACCTCGGACGAGCCGGCGCTGATGCGGCGCCAGGCCGCCTATCTGACGCTCGCGGTGGCCGAATATTTCCGCGACGAGGACAAGGACGTGCTCTGCCTGATGGACTCGGTGACGCGCTTTGCCATGGCCCAGCGCGAGATCGGCCTGTCCGCCGGCGAGCCGCCGACCGCCAAGGGCTATACGCCGACCGTGTTCACCGAGCTGCCGAAGCTTCTGGAGCGCGCGGGGCCGGGCCTGGGCGAGGGCGCGATCACCGCGATCTTCACGGTGCTGGTCGACGGCGACGACCATAACGAGCCGATCGCGGATGCCGTCCGCGGCATCCTCGACGGCCATATCGTGATGCAGCGCTCGATCGCCGAGCGCGGCCGTTACCCCGCCATCAACATCCTCAAATCCGTCTCCCGCACCATGCCGAAATCGGCCGACCCGCAGTTCTGGCCGACCATCCAGCGGGCCCGCCAGGTGATGGCGACCTATGCCGACATGGAGGAATTGATCCGGCTCGGGGCCTACCGGGCCGGCTCCAGCCCCGAGGTCGACGAGGCGATCCGGCTGCACGAGCCGCTGGAGGCGTTCCTGCGCCAGCGCAAGGACGAAAATGCATCACTGGCGGACGGCTACCGCCAGTTGGCGCAAATCCTCGGTGATTTGGAAACGGAACGCTAA